The proteins below come from a single Tachysurus fulvidraco isolate hzauxx_2018 chromosome 26, HZAU_PFXX_2.0, whole genome shotgun sequence genomic window:
- the nrgna gene encoding neurogranin (protein kinase C substrate, RC3) a, whose translation MDCRKEGCAQPQDEDIMDIPLDDPAANKAAAKIQAGFRGHMTRKKMKDDKPREEKPREKK comes from the exons ATGGACTGTCGAAAA GAGGGCTGTGCTCAGCCACAAGACGAGGACATCATGGACATCCCACTGGACGACCCGGCTGCTAACAAGGCTGCTGCTAAGATCCAAGCCGGCTTCCGGGGTCACATGACCAGGAAGAAGATGAAGGATGACAAACCAAGAGAAGAG AAACCAAGGGAAAAGAAGTAG